Sequence from the Bacteroidales bacterium genome:
GAATCCAAAAAACACCCGGCTGATCGAACGCTTGAAAGAAGCCGGCATTCAGCTGAAAGCCGGCCAGGAAGAAGTGGAACTGGTCTCCACTAAACTTGAAAACAAAGCTGTTGTAGTCAGTGGCGTGTTCACTCGGTTTTCGCGGGAGGAGATCAAACGGTTGATCGAAGTGAACGGAGGGAGAAATGTTTCAGGCGTCAGCTCCAAAACAGACCTGATCGTAGCAGGAGCCAACATGGGACCCAAAAAGCTGGAACTTGCCCGGACACTTGGGATCAAGATGATCACCGAAAGGGAATTCATACAGATCCTGGGGATAAAAGACGACAAATAGCGAACAGCGAACTACAAACTGGTTCGTATAAATCAGTCCGCCGTTCGCCGTTTGCTGTTCGCCGGCCGGTCTTTACCTGATCCTGTGAACTTCCCCCGAACCTGTCACTGATATGGACTTTACGCTGGCCTGACCCTTGTAATATACATCTCCTGAACCGCTGGATGATACCGAAAGATCACCGTCGACCCAGACACTGGTATCCCCGGAGCCGGTTTTCTCGACGGAACAAACATCGGACTTCAGATCCCCGGCATCCACATCACCTGAGCTGACCTGTTTGATGGTGAGGTTGCCTACCGTTCCCGAAAGTTCAACATCGCCTGAACCGGTGAGTTTCACCGTACATTCCGCCATGGCGTCGCTGTGAAAGTCAACATCGCCCGATCCGTTGATCCCAATATTGGTCGTCAAAGCAGTGCCATACACCTCCACATCCCCGGATCCGTTGATGCGCAGGTCAAGCGCCTCAACGTTCAGATTCAGGTGTGTATCGCCTGAACCATTGACTTTAACTTCAAGGTGAGGCACTTCGAGCAGGGTTTCCGTCAGGCAATCACCCGATCCGTTGATATGTAATTTTTCCAGGCCGGCGACCGTGATGTAGGCTTTGAGGGTTTTTATGCTCACCGGGCACCGCTCCAGCTCGATCAGCAGGATGCCATTCTCAACCCAGGTTTCAACCTTGTCCATAACACCCTCGTCCGTCTCAATGACAACACGTGGCGAAGATCCCTGATAAATGATCAGGTCGACCGAGCTCCTGTTCTCAATTGCCTTGAAAGGCATGACATCCCTTTCCTGCGATACCTGTGCGAGACTGCAGTTGATCGCTAAAACAGCTCCCAATCCTATCATAAAAATTCTTTTCATCACTCTTATTTTTAATTCATCCTTTCATATTTCTGATTTCCTTTGTGCCTTTGTGCCTTTGTGCCTCTGTGCCTTTGTGCCTTTGTGCCTTTGTGCCTTTGTGCCTTTGTGCCTTTGTGCCTCTGTGCCTTTGTGCCTTTGTGCCTTTTTACCACGCCTTTATCACCACCCCCGCCGTGCTGCTTTCGATATAGATCCGTGAAGCCGAACTTTTGTCATCGCCGATCACGCCGTGGTAAAGGGTGGTTGTCGGGTTTTCGGAGTCCTTTATCAGAGAAGCTTTCTCCTTCGGATAGCTCAATGAGCCCAGCTTGATGGTGGCATCCAGCTGATAACTTGCCTCTTCATCAACAACGGCTTCAATACTCCCGAACTGATTATAGATCCTGACTTCCGTGAAATCAGGAGCAATGTATTTTAACTGGACAGAGCCGTATTTTGAGTCGATCCCGATTTTCCTGAGCAGTTTGGCAATCTTCACGGTGGAGAACTCAGCATGGATGTCAGCCGTCTGTACATCGCCCATCGTGAATGTATCATACTGCGAGTCAATCTCTGCTGCGGTGACTTTTTCGATCCGAACCGTGGAAAACTTGGATTCAAGATCCATCTTTTTGGTTTCATACACGATGAAGTCGGAATATTTGACATCAGCCGAAAATTCCGTGATCATCCCGATGGATGCCTTGCCAAATTTGATTTCCAGTTCATTATCATAATTGATCAGGCTCCTGGCTTCCAGGTTGCCGTAACTCAGGTCAATGGCAGCCGGACCCCTTACATTCTCAATAAAAATATCCCCGAACCTGTTTTCCAGTGAGAGTGCAACTTTTTCGGGCATGTGAATCATATAGTCGATCTTAATGGAAACATTGTCACCATTCCCCTTGAATTGGTCGCTGATCTCCGTTTCAGCAACCACTTCAG
This genomic interval carries:
- a CDS encoding head GIN domain-containing protein — its product is MKRIFMIGLGAVLAINCSLAQVSQERDVMPFKAIENRSSVDLIIYQGSSPRVVIETDEGVMDKVETWVENGILLIELERCPVSIKTLKAYITVAGLEKLHINGSGDCLTETLLEVPHLEVKVNGSGDTHLNLNVEALDLRINGSGDVEVYGTALTTNIGINGSGDVDFHSDAMAECTVKLTGSGDVELSGTVGNLTIKQVSSGDVDAGDLKSDVCSVEKTGSGDTSVWVDGDLSVSSSGSGDVYYKGQASVKSISVTGSGEVHRIR